In one window of Arachis ipaensis cultivar K30076 chromosome B06, Araip1.1, whole genome shotgun sequence DNA:
- the LOC107648678 gene encoding protein IQ-DOMAIN 1 gives MGRKGNWFSSVKKALSPDSKEKKEKSKKKWFGKQKLQSSGSYQESDKAPPLLPPEDVKLADLEIESGHDRVVEVATAADVEEPVPAVAVQAPVVRAEAATTSHTITRFSGKPKEEVAAIKIQTAFRGYLARRALRALRGLVRLKSLMEGPIVKRQAISTLRSMQTLARVQGQIRSRRIRMLEENQALQRQLLQKHAKELESMRIGEEWDDSLQSKEQIEAKLLGKYEAAMRRERALAYAFTHQQNGKSSSKSMNPMFMDPTNPSWGWSWLERWMAARPWESRGMMDKELNDHSSIKSSSRSITAGEISKSFARFQLNSETHSPTASQNPGTPSFQSHSAPPKAPASPAVARKLKKGSPKGSLVLEDDSKSMVSVQSDRFRRHSIAGSSVRDDESLASSPSVPSYMVPTQSAKAKSRTQSQSPLTMENGKTDKGSFGTAKKRLSFPASPARPPRRHSGPPKIIESSLNAEFAVSNGAAS, from the exons ATGGGGAGAAAAGGAAATTGGTTTTCTTCTGTGAAGAAAGCTCTGAGTCCTGACTCAAAGGAGAAGAAAGAG AAATCAAAGAAGAAATGGTTTGGGAAGCAGAAGTTGCAGAGTTCAGGCTCATACCAGGAATCTGATAAAGCACCACCGCTTCTGCCACCAGAAGATGTTAAATTGGCTGATCTTGAAATTGAAAGCGGTCATGATCGTGTTGTTGAAGTTGCAACTGCTGCAGATGTTGAGGAACCTGTTCCTGCTGTTGCAGTTCAGGCACCAGTGGTTAGGGCTGAAGCTGCTACTACCAGTCATACGATTACTCGGTTCTCTGGCAAACCAAAGGAAGAAGTGGCAGCAATCAAGATTCAAACGGCTTTTCGGGGATACTTG GCAAGAAGAGCACTGCGGGCTTTAAGAGGACTGGTCAGATTGAAGTCATTGATGGAAGGGCCCATTGTTAAGCGCCAAGCGATAAGTACCCTTCGCTCTATGCAGACTTTAGCTCGTGTGCAAGGTCAGATTCGTTCTCGGAGGATCAGAATGTTAGAGGAGAATCAGGCTCTGCAGCGACAGCTCTTGCAGAAGCATGCAAAAGAGCTCGAGAGCATGCGG ATTGGCGAGGAATGGGATGACAGCTTACAATCGAAAGAACAGATTGAAGCCAAGTTACTGGGCAAGTATGAGGCTGCTATGAGAAGAGAAAGGGCACTGGCTTATGCATTCACTCATCAG CAAAACGGGAAGAGCTCATCTAAATCTATGAATCCCATGTTCATGGATCCAACCAATCCTAGCTGGGGTTGGAGTTGGCTGGAACGATGGATGGCAGCTCGACCTTGGGAGAGCCGTGGCATGATGGATAAAGAGCTGAACGACCATTCATCCATAAAAAGCTCAAGCCGCAGCATTACCGCTGGGGAAATCAGCAAATCATTTGCTCGTTTCCAGCTAAATTCTGAAACGCACTCTCCAACGGCCAGCCAAAATCCCGGCACACCTAGCTTCCAGTCCCATTCGGCTCCTCCCAAGGCACCGGCTTCTCCAGCAGTTGCTAGGAAACTGAAGAAGGGGAGTCCAAAGGGCAGCTTGGTTTTGGAAGATGACTCCAaaagcatggtcagtgtacagtCAGACCGGTTTCGGAGGCACTCCATCGCCGGATCATCAGTGAGGGATGATGAGAGCCTTGCCAGCTCTCCATCAGTTCCAAGTTACATGGTGCCAACTCAATCTGCAAAAGCCAAGTCCAGGACACAAAGTCAAAGTCCATTAACCATGGAAAATGGGAAAACAGATAAGGGTTCCTTTGGGACTGCAAAGAAGCGTCTTTCTTTTCCGGCTTCACCTGCCAGACCACCCCGGCGGCATTCAGGTCCCCCGAAGATAATAGAAAGCAGTTTAAATGCAGAATTCGCCGTGAGCAACGGTGCGGCCAGTTGA
- the LOC110263732 gene encoding uncharacterized protein LOC110263732: protein MADGWTDRCRRTLINFLVYCPKGTVFLKSTDASNISKIAKNLFKLFRDVVLFVGLENVVHIVTDNAANYVAAGRLLEAEFPKLYWSPCAAHCVNLMFQDIGKLQEVSQTMSQASLITKYIYNHCSPLFLMRKFTDGQEILRPAPTRFATNFIALQSILAQKDPLRAMVTSKEFTSSAYSKEAKAKKFVDQVLDSKFWSQCTDIVKLTSPLVHVLRIVDSEDRPAMGYLYQAIYKAREEMVRRFQKRKKVVDPYLKILDTR, encoded by the coding sequence ATGGCCGATGGATGGACTGATCGTTGTAGGCGtactttgattaattttttagtttattgtCCTAAAGGAACTGTTTTTCTAAAGTCAACTGATGCTTCTAATATCTCAAAAATTGCTAAAAATTTGTTTAAGTTGTTTAGGGATGTTGTATTGTTTGTTGGTCTTGAGAATGTTGTGCATATTGTAACGGACAATGCTGCAAACTATGTTGCTGCGGGAAGATTGTTGGAGGCTGAGTTTCCTAAATTGTATTGGTCCCCTTGTGCAGCTCATTGTGTTAATCTGATGTTTCAAGATATTGGGAAGTTGCAAGAAGTGAGTCAAACTATGTCACAAGCTTCACTGATCACTAAGTATATCTATAATCATTGCTCTCCACTGTTCTTGATGAGAAAGTTTACAGATGGGCAGGAAATACTTCGTCCAGCTCCAACTCGGTTTGCTACTAATTTCATTGCTTTGCAAAGTATTTTAGCTCAAAAGGATCCTTTGAGAGCTATGGTGACTTCTAAAGAATTTACAAGCTCAGCTTACTCCAAAGAAGCCAAAGCTAAGAAATTTGTGGATCAAGTCTTGGATTCTAAATTTTGGAGTCAATGCACTGATATTGTTAAGCTTACCTCGCCACTTGTTCATGTTTTACGTATTGTGGATAGTGAAGACAGACCTGCCATGGGTTATCTTTATCAAGCTATTTATAAGGCTAGAGAAGAAATGGTGAGGAGGTTTCAGAAAAGAAAGAAGGTTGTTGATCCTTATTTGAAGATTTTGGATACCCGTTGA